In Silurus meridionalis isolate SWU-2019-XX chromosome 19, ASM1480568v1, whole genome shotgun sequence, the DNA window GTCTTCATGTGGGGCATCAATCACACGGTACGCCGTCTCTACACCTCGCAGAATTAAACAGCTGAACTTTAGGGTTTGACAGTAAGAGGAAGTTGAAGTTGGaggaataagaaaaataaaacactgctgaaagaaagaaatctcagTGTCATTGTGCTCTGCAGGTCAGTGATATGGTGCATGTTCCTGCTCCTGTGATGCTGCTGCCTGACGACTTTAAAGCCAACAGCAAGATCAAAGTCAACTATCATCTGTTTAacaagtaaaacacacacatatggacatatatacacacacacacacacacacacacacacacacacacacacacacacacacacacacacacatagatacacttacacacacacacacacacacacacacacacacacaaacacgcacacacacacacacacacacacacacacacacacatacacacacacacacacacagacaaacacacacacatggatacacacacacacacacacacacacacacacacacacacacacacacacacacacacacacacacacacacatatacaaaaagtgtgtgtgtgtgtgtgtgtgtgtgtgtgtgtgtgtgtgtgtgtgtgtgtgtgtggctcgaTAAAAACAGCAttgcaagcaaaacattttattaatgatttaaattGTATAGAAGCAGAGCATCAGATATCAcagttctgttgtttttttttttttttgattaaataCTTTTCCATTTAATGATTTTCTGAAACCTCTGGAACCTGTGCTGGGAAATCTTTGGAGGATTTTGAGATTAACAGATTCTTGTGTGTTCAGTGTAAAGACACACTCTGATCACAGCAAACATAAACCTTTCAGTTTCTGCTCCAGAAGAACTTCCTCTTTTTCTAGATTTGTACATTACCACACATtaagaatctatctatctatctatctatctatctatctatctatctatctatctatctatctatctatctatctatctatctatctatctatctatctatctatcgatctatctatctatctatccttcatctgtcagtcagtctgttTAATGTTAACTGTttaaataaccaaataaattgattaatacacaaatacatgcatttaaataaataaatacaattaaaatacacTGTGTTACTAAATGGCAAAAATTGActaaaatttaacaaaaaaattatttttttttgtttggttttctgcCAATGaacatattattttatatttaaattgttttttcattaatttttaaatgtaaaaattcttAAATTTCAAGCATTAATTATAGGTAAAGGTGATTAGTGATAATGTATTAATGAATAATGTGATTCTCTCTGTTTCCTCTCAGAGAGAATCTCCCGGGACACTTTAAGTTTAAGGAGTACTGCCCTCAGGTGTTCCGAAACCTCCGCGAGAGATTTGGGATCGAGGATCAGGATTATCAGGTAAACGCAGGATATTCCACTTCCTCCTGCTCAGGCTCCAGAGATGGTTTCTGATTTGCTTGTTAAAGGAAAACGAGTCGCTATAGCAAATGGACTGAGCTTTCAAGATGTTTTTCAAGATCTGGAACAAGATGTTCAACAAGAACGTGTGAGTGAGACggtcaggggtgcacatacttttaaCTATGTAGTGTATACATAAATCTGAGTGTGCTTATTAGTAGTAGTGCTGTACCTATGCACCTTCGCTGGGAACTTAATTACCTGTGCATCGTTTCTCTTTTAAtcgttttttattcttttattgtttttttaaaaacaataattatatttatttatgatctaATGCGGTTTTCCCGGCATGTCCATGATCCAGCATGTCCAGTTCACGATCTTCCCATCAGAAGACACACATCTCTGATTTGACTCGAGTTTGACCTGATTTTTAaaccacatgctgttttttggtGCTCAACAAGTGACGTGTCTCAGGTGTGGTTTTTCATTCAAATGCGCTTTAGACCGTGAGGTTTTTATTGTCGTTGGCATTTGGATGTGTATTTGCATGAAGCCAATCCGACTGAGGTGTGTACATTCAGACTACCTGAACATCTAAACACCTGTCCACCAACCTCAAACATCTGGAGATAAAAGAACCTGATCTGCTCTCTGTCCTGTagattataaacaaatatagatATTTATGGAAACAGATTACTGAATAGaaaataagtttatttatttattacatttttttctaacatCTTATGTTATAACTCCATCAGCTAATCATCCATCACACCAACAAGCCAAACATCTAGAATTTAATATCTAATATTCCCTCAATcctgacaaagaaaaaagcaaaatgaattcatttgtttggacaaaaattttcattctgaaatataaaacagattCACAGCTGGAGTCCGTGTTTCTTCTGGTCATTCAATTTTCACTTTAGAAAGAgaagtgaaagaaaatgttgcTTCTGTTTTTCATTGTAGATGTTTGGCTGaataaaatgtagatttttcttttttattattattactataatttattttaattttaatagttttgtttatttatttataaacaaacacatttacacattaattttatacattttcttaatgCAATGTTTTGTCGTATGACCCTCTATAtcaattattaatacattacttttattttaaattactttattattaaattactaTTAAAAGCACCATACAAACaacattaaattgaattgaatagaattgaattgaataagcAACATTAAAATCACACATAACCTGAAAGATGACTAAAATTCAAGCCATCGTTTTATATCCTTTagtatttgatttgatttgatttgtttttatttgacatttatcTGTGTAGATGTCTTTAGTGCGAAGCTCCACGCTGAAAGATGGTGAGAGCCCGGACGATTCTCTTCTTCTCACTTCACATGACCGCTTATTAATCATCAAGCAAATTTCCAGTGAGGACGTGGAGGACATGCACAACATCCTGCCTGAATATCACCAGgtaataaatatttatccttttattttcctttatacatacaacatttttaccacaaaacaaaatccatgtttattatatacaatatatatatatatatacagtgcagaccaaaagtttggacacaccttctcattcaaagagttttctttattttcatgactatgaaaattgtagattcacactgaaggcatcaaaactatgaatgaacacatgtggaattatatatggaattatatacataacaaaaaagtgtgaaacaactgaaaaatgtcatattgtaggttcttcaaagtagccaccttttgctttgattactgctttgcacactcttggcattctcttgatgagcttcaagaggtagtcacctgaaatggtcttccaacagtcttgaatgagttccccgagagatgcttggcacttgttggccctttgccttcactcttggtccagctcacccctaaaccatctcgattgggttcaggtccggtgactgtggaggccaggtcatctggcgcagcaccccttcactctctttcttggtcaaatagcccttgatgccttcagtgtgactctacaattttcatagtcatgaaaataaagaaaactctttgaatgagaaggtgtgtccaaactttggtctgtactgtatatatatatatatatactgtttatatataaatatatatatatatatatatatatttttttattatatattatattattatgtataaataatattatgtatAAATGATTACTATGTGTGAGTGCAAAATTTGTGCACCCATGTTACTTCAATAAGAACACAGTGAATATTTATGCActtaatgtatttgtattttatatatatatatatatatatatatatatatatatatatatatatatatatatatatatatatatacagtacagaccaaaagtttggacacaccttctcattcaaagagttttctttattttcatgactatgaaaattgtagattcacactgaaggcatcaaaactatgaatgaacacatgtggaattatatatggaattatatacataacaaaaaagtgtgaaacaactgaaaaatgtcatattgtaggttcttcaaagtagccaccttttgctttgattactgctttgcacactcttggcattctcttgatgagcttcaagaggtagtcacctgaaatggtcttccaacagtcttgaatgagttcccgagagatgcttggcacttgttggccctttgccttcactcttggtccagctcacccctaaaccatctcgattgggttcaggtccggtgactgtggaggccaggtcatctggcgcagcacccttcactctctttcttggtcaaatagcccttgatgccttcagtgtgactctacaattttcatagtcatgaaaataaagaaaactctttgaatgagaaggtgtgtccaaactttggtctgtactgtatatatatatatatatatatatatatatatatatatatatatatatatatatatatatatatatatatatattttttattatatattatattattatgtataaataatattatgtataaataatattatgtatAAATGATTACTATGTGTGAGTGCAAAATTTGTGCACCCATGTTACTTCAATAAGAACACAGTGAATATTTATGCActtaatgtatttgtattttatatatatatatatatatatatatatatatatatatatatatatatatatatatatatatatatatatatatatatatatatatatatatatatatatatataaatgtaataaataaaaccttgcAGAGTGTTGGAAGAAtaaacacttcaggatgtgCACCTGAAGGAAACTAATCAGTGTCATCCTGCGATAACAAGTCAAGTAAAATTTTACCAAACCACTCGTTCCATCACAAAGCACAGGGAATTAGtactttatttgcatttgaaaaaatgtgtgtgtgtgtgtgtgtgtgtgtgtgtgtgtgtgtgtgtgtgtgtgtgtgtgtgttttccagcaCATTGTGAAAAGTCATGGCATCACGCTGCTCCCTCAGTTCCTCGGCATGTACCGCATTACTGTCAACAATGAGGACACCTACTTCCTCATCATGAGGAACATGTTCAGTCACCGCCTGACCATCCACACCAAATACACCCTGAAGGTGACACGGGAAAATCGAATTCACCttcacacttcctgtttccaacGATATTCCAGCTGCACAGGTCGTGCGTGGATGTGGAATCAGACAGTGATCAGTTATTATGGTGGGAATAAAACCCCAGGGTCTTGAAGTGACAGTGATGATGGTAGTTGTAGGCCAACAAAATCAGAGCTGTCTCCCCCTGGTGGTCTAGACTGGTACTGATCTGTGttccaacacttttttttactcaaatgtgccagtaaacaaacaaattcattcattcataaaaacagcataaaaacaatacaagagttttttacttatttaaaaatatattttgtgcaatattttattatgatatttttaatataacccataatgcaaaataaaacacttttatcCAACCattttttataacctttttcATGGTAAAGGTTTTggtaatgtttaattttatatatatatatatatatatatatatatatatatatatatatatatatatatatatatatatatatatatataattttatttatttattttccattcgtcaaacacttttttaagtattattttagtttttttctccttataTGTTACTGTGATTTACGTCTCTTCAGGGTTCTCTGGTGTCTCGTGAAGCGAGTGATAAGAAGAAGGTGAGGCTGTGCAGGACTCTGTATTGATGTGATTAAATAAGTTATGAGTATAAATATAAGCTGTAATAACGTCTGATATGAAGCAGGAATAAAGGCAGCGGATGATTCTGATTAACTTTGACCTTCACAGGAAAAAGATCTGCCCACGCTGAAGGACCTGGACTTCAGGAACAACATGCAGCAGATATACATCAGTgatgagaagaaagagaaactaATGGAGAAACTCAGCCGAGATGTAGACGTGTGTcattgaacaaacacacacatacatacacaaacacaaacacacacacacatccagacctacacacaatacaaacaTATGTAAACTcatgtacacatacatacacccacacacacccacacccacacacccacaccacacacacccacacacacacacacacacacacacacacacacacacacacacttatacacacatagacaaaacatatacacacaacaacatttatctacacacacacacacacacacacacacacacacacacacaaatgaacatgtacacacatacatacatttacacacatacagatacacacacacacacacacacacaaatacaaactcATGTACACATAgagtacatatacacacacacatacacacatagacacacacattaacacacacacacacacacacacacacacacacacacacacacacacacacacatacaaactcatGTACACAtagagtatatacacacacacatacacacacaaacacacaaacacacacacacacacacacatacaaactcatGTACACAgagtacatatacacacacacatacacacatatacacacacatatacacacacaacacacacacacacacacacacacacacacacacacacacacacacattctagcTGATAAATTGTTTAGTAAATAATAGTTGGTTTGGCTAACAACCTTGACTACCACTTTACACTGTACACCTCAGGCTAGCATGCTAGCGCTTGGCTCCAATACAAGTTACAATATTGAGGCTAAAACTAGTTAGCATGTTAACAAAgtttaagtggtatttttttttcatgtgacaTGAACCGATTTTTGTTTAAACTTATAactttttaatttactttttaattgtGTGGAAATATTGACACGATATTACCTTTCAGCACTTTGTCATCGTGTCTGTTACTTAAGATGATATTCTTCACTGATATATTTGCTATATTGGGTGTTTCTATATATCATTAGCGTTGGTGCTGTATgatgtaaattgtgtgtttaaatgctgAGCATGCGGTTTAACGCTGATCTTTCCTGTTCGTGACGAGGTTCTGCTGTGGTTGTGTGACTGCTTGGCTCCATCTAAAGTAAAGATAACAGTGATAGTGATTCCTCAGCACCTATACATCCGCTTAGAACAACAGCAGGAAAAGTGCACTGCTGAAAGAGGAGATGTTAAAGatatactttatacttataTAACTTCTGAGCTCAGaatcatgtctgtttttattcataggATGAAACGTGTCCAGTGCTGAAAGGAAAATGTGTCATTCCATGTTCAAATGTCATGAAATAAGTCGGAATTGTtttgatataatattttttattattaattttgaaaAAGCATTTGTTGGTCATTGACCTCTTCTGTCTctgacacacagaggccacgacCCTAGAATGTGACTGATAGGCCCCACCTTTTTTACTGAGACTGAcccacagaggccacacctccttccctggttgattttgtgtgtgtgtgtgtgtgtgtgtgtgtgtgtgtgtgtgtgtgtgtgttgtacagttcCTTGTGAGGTTAAAGCTCATGGACTACAGCTTGTTGTTGGGAATTCATAACATGGACAGAGGTGagcatgaggaagaggaggaggatgaagactCAGCGTGTGAAGAGGATGAtgaacaggacaatgacccgtCCATGTTGGCACCTACGTCTCTCAGCACGCCACCTGAGGCTGGAGCCGGTTCTGTTCCCGCCTGTAAAGCCGCCACTCCAGCAGAGTTTGATCCGTCTGTGGATGTGTACGGAATCCAGAGTGCAGCCGGTGAGATTTCTGTGTTTATGGCTGAATTATTCACCGAATCGAGCGGATTGTTGTGTCATTTGTGAAGTCATTTGTTGGAAGGTTTGTGTGTTGCTGAAGTTGTTTGTTAAGTAATTTGTGAAGTAATCTATGTTTGTGGACTGTTTTTGTTGTGCAGGTATAAGAGATTAAACCCAACACCATGTCCAACactgtctctgtttttctctgtagGAGCTCTACAGAAAGAAGTTTACTTCATGGGGTTAATAAACATCCTGACTCATTATGACACcaagaaaaaagcagcacatGCTGCGAAGACAGTCAAGCATGGAGTGTGTATCATAGCTACTGgggcctgtctgtctgtctgactgtctgtctgtctttctgtctgtctgtctgtctgtctgtctgcctgcctgcctgtctgtctgtctgcctgagttataataaatgtaaaatatataaatatatcattatagTATTGTAATACTATACTTGTTATTAGccatattcatttatattttgtgttgCAGTCGGGGGCAGAGATCTCAACAGTTCATCCTGAGCAGTACGGCAGGAGATTCCTGGAATTCATCTCTAACATCTTCACTCACTGAGTTCATttcatcagagagagagagtgtgtgtgtgtgtgtgtgtgtgtgtgtgtgtgtgtgtgtgtgtgtgtgagagagagagagagagagagagacattacaGCTGAAGTGGTAACTTAGCAGCAGTTCCAGTGTGGGATTTGAACATACAACCTTCTGCTCACAACTAAACACTGAACACTGTGTTTTCTCTTTGTGTTTCATTGCAATCACTTTGTTCTTTAGTGTGAATTgacatgtatttattataaacaagcTCAGATTTCATATTAAACTGTTACATGTTGAAACAGttacaaatgtttttacttcattatttatgttgtatttattgtaaagATGGATTCACTCCTGTAACTGACACACACCAACCTCTTTCACTGTAACAttcacaggccacgcctcctttactgacactaacacaggccacacctccttcactgtaacAAACACAGGCCACATCTCCTTTACTGTAACAagcacaggccacgcctcctttactgacactaacacaggccacacctcctttactgtaACAAACACAGGCCACATCTCCTTTACTGTAACAagcacaggccacgcctcctttactgacactaacacaggccacacctccttcactgtaacAAACACAGGCCACATCTCCTTTACTGTAAcaaacacaggccacacctcctttactgtaACAAACACAGGCCACATCTCCTTTACTGTAACAagcacaggccacgcctccttcactgacactaacacaggccacacctccttcactgtaacAAACACAGGCCACATCTCCTTTACTGTAACAAgcacaggccacgccccctttactgacactaacacaggccacacctccttcactgtaacAAGGacacaggccatgcctcctttacaGTAACTGACAGACACCAACCATGCCTTCTTCACTGTAACAAAAACAGAACCAAACTCCTTCACTCTAACAtaaacacaggccacgccttcttcactgAATCATACACAAGCTATGCCTCTTTCACTGTAACATAAACACAGGCCACGACTTCTTCGCTGTAACATACACACAAGCTACGCCTCTTTCACTGTAGCatacacacaggccacgcctacttcactgtaaaatacacacaggccacaccttttTCACTGCACCATACACATAGGCCACTCCTATTTCACTGCAACATACACAGGCCAAGCCTTCTTCACTGTGCCAttcacacaggccacaccttcttccctcttacagacacacaggccacaccttttTCCCGTTAacagacacacaggccacgcctctttcactgtaacagacagacaggcccTGTCTTCTTAACTATAacagacacacaggccacgccttccTAACTTTAacagacacacaggccacgccttccTCTCTTTAacagacacacaggccacgcctttCTCACTGTAacagacacacaggccacgctTTTCTCACTTTAACAtatacacaggccacgccttccTAACTGTAACatacacacaggccacgcctttCTCACTGTAACAttcacacaggccacgcctttCTCACTGTAacagacacacaggccacgctTTTCTCACTTTAACATATACACAGGCCCCGCCTTCCTAACTGTAACATACACACAGGCCACGCTTTTCTCACTGTAACAttcacacaggccacaccttccTTGCTGTAGCATACACACAGGCCAAGCCTTCATCACTGTAACAGTCACACAGGCCACGCATTCCTCGCTGTAGCATACACACAGGCTACACCTTTCTCACTGTAacagacacacaggccacgccttccTCACTTTAACAGACACAGAGGCCATGCCCTCCTCTCTTTAacagacacacaggccacgccttccTCACTGTAACAGACACACAGGTCACGCCTTCCTCTCTTTAacagacacacaggccacgcctcctcactgtaacagacacacaggccacaccttcttcccGCTAACAGACACACAGGCCATTatcacacacaggccacgccttccTCACTGTAACAGACACACAGGCCATGTCTTCCTCAATTTAacagacacacaggccacgccttccTTACTGTAACATACACACAGGCCACACTTTTTCTTTACTGTAACATATACACAGGCCACGTCTTCTTCACTGTAACATACACACAGGCCACGTCTTCTTCACTGTAATGAACACACAGACCACACCCCTTTTACTGCAACACAGGGCACGCCCCACTTTTTGTAACAggcacacaaaccacacacagtaatacagcatCCATGTTTACTGTTTGAACTTCATACTAACAAACAGAACCCCAATATATAAGAGTAAAAAGGAATGT includes these proteins:
- the pip4k2cb gene encoding phosphatidylinositol 5-phosphate 4-kinase type-2 gamma, whose protein sequence is MASPKLSSASNPQPSKLRRTKSKKRHFVHQKVEVFRASDPVLSVFMWGINHTVSDMVHVPAPVMLLPDDFKANSKIKVNYHLFNKENLPGHFKFKEYCPQVFRNLRERFGIEDQDYQMSLVRSSTLKDGESPDDSLLLTSHDRLLIIKQISSEDVEDMHNILPEYHQHIVKSHGITLLPQFLGMYRITVNNEDTYFLIMRNMFSHRLTIHTKYTLKGSLVSREASDKKKEKDLPTLKDLDFRNNMQQIYISDEKKEKLMEKLSRDVDFLVRLKLMDYSLLLGIHNMDRGEHEEEEEDEDSACEEDDEQDNDPSMLAPTSLSTPPEAGAGSVPACKAATPAEFDPSVDVYGIQSAAGALQKEVYFMGLINILTHYDTKKKAAHAAKTVKHGSGAEISTVHPEQYGRRFLEFISNIFTH